The Coraliomargarita sinensis genomic sequence TGTGGCAGAAGCCAAAGACTTGCAGATCAATGAAGGTCGCCGGAGGCTTGCTTTATGTCCCGGAAGATCAGAAGCATGGTGTTCTATGTCTAATAAAAAGCGCGGAATTTGGACGGTTGTCTGCATTTATACATTGTTTCTTGCCGGTGCACTCGAGGGAGCCGGGGGCGGTGAACGGCCGGGTCTTATCATCCAATGGGATAACGATTTGCTAACTGGTACCGACGATGGCTATACCAACGGAGCACGGGTCGCTCACGTTCGCGAATTATCGCCGGACGGAGAGGGATTCAACCGGTTGCAGAAATTCCTGGAGAGTTTGACGGGTGTGGAGCGTGAAGGCGTCTTCGGAGATTGGCAATTTCCGGAACCCCGTATTGAACGCATCCATTATGGTGTCGGGCTGACGCAGCTCATGTTTACTCCCGGTGAACCGGAGTTTGTCAAGCCGCGCAGAGGGGAGCGACCCTACGCCGGTTGGTTGGGGCTGGAATTCTCCCTTCAGGCCAATGCGGGGCACTCTGCCAGCACGGCAACCCTTTCGGTCGGAACCACCGGGCGGCATAGCTATGCCGAGGAAAGTCAGGATTGGGTTCATCAGAATATTTCGGACAGTCTGAACTTTCAGGGATGGGCGACACAGGCCCCCTCTGAGCTTACGCTGAACCTGCACTTCGATCATAAACAGCGCATATCCTTTCTGGAGACGACTAACGACTGGCCGATACAAATTGCCGGATTTTA encodes the following:
- a CDS encoding lipid A deacylase LpxR family protein, translated to MSNKKRGIWTVVCIYTLFLAGALEGAGGGERPGLIIQWDNDLLTGTDDGYTNGARVAHVRELSPDGEGFNRLQKFLESLTGVEREGVFGDWQFPEPRIERIHYGVGLTQLMFTPGEPEFVKPRRGERPYAGWLGLEFSLQANAGHSASTATLSVGTTGRHSYAEESQDWVHQNISDSLNFQGWATQAPSELTLNLHFDHKQRISFLETTNDWPIQIAGFYEWGAALGNFRTDTYLGALVRVGHNLPATYTTPRVQLGSFTSTIFSEDSPQAGDFSCYGFACARGYAVLHDISLDGPLFRDWEASVDSEPWVGELGFGVAASWRSMEISLAHTLRSREFEHQLNRSRFGSVVLRVAAPF